One Sulfolobus sp. S-194 DNA segment encodes these proteins:
- a CDS encoding ABC transporter permease — translation MNKFIKDLLHRKSFIISIIIIAIFVFIAVAAPILTPYSNPYSTTEYFVAGPYAVPSWATIFPQYKLYPPNMQFTLTSPKIFGNASYTYSNGEYVITIPPGKYVNLTYIFYWKYIAPYSFSISFNVTPITTQGVQVNVYFINSTNFKYFLESFAPESYAFAFTYPVETLYLNKINTITVNSLYLNPDNSPFFSSLSSYEQIIYSLILEDYTLGKPSEVSVMISIVNLGNTPAKVILTNPIFSDKGKVFGILGTDDNGASVFAEFVYGTRFDLILSLLASILIVGIGLIAGLIAGYVGGKADLIINSITDFFLTIPGLPFIIVLETVLLVSGVLAHISKADLILLIIAGLSWMGTMKIIRSVTLSIKSRTFIEATKALGGNSLYIIRRHVLPNILGVVFAQIAYDVPTVILIESGLDFLGLGIKSFPTWGNMLGFATDAASSATSFAWWWVLPPGLGIVLLSIAFYYLGSALQDVLSPYRVRGE, via the coding sequence ATGAACAAATTTATAAAAGATCTGTTACATAGAAAATCCTTTATCATCTCGATAATTATTATAGCAATATTCGTTTTTATAGCTGTAGCAGCACCTATTCTTACTCCGTATTCAAACCCTTATTCTACAACAGAATACTTTGTTGCCGGCCCTTATGCTGTTCCTTCATGGGCCACTATATTTCCACAATATAAGCTTTATCCGCCTAACATGCAATTCACTTTGACCAGTCCGAAAATTTTTGGTAATGCTTCTTACACCTATAGTAATGGCGAATATGTTATAACTATCCCACCGGGTAAGTATGTTAATTTAACTTACATATTCTATTGGAAGTATATTGCTCCTTACTCTTTTTCAATATCTTTCAACGTGACACCAATAACAACTCAAGGAGTTCAAGTAAATGTATATTTCATAAATTCAACTAACTTTAAATATTTCTTAGAAAGCTTCGCACCAGAATCTTATGCATTTGCATTCACATACCCTGTTGAGACTTTATACTTAAATAAGATTAACACAATAACTGTGAACTCTTTATACTTAAATCCTGATAATAGCCCATTCTTTTCTTCTTTAAGCTCTTATGAACAGATAATATACAGTTTAATTTTGGAAGACTATACTTTAGGTAAACCTAGTGAAGTCAGTGTTATGATCTCAATAGTTAATCTTGGAAATACTCCAGCTAAAGTAATATTAACTAACCCAATTTTTAGTGATAAGGGAAAGGTTTTTGGCATCTTAGGCACTGATGATAACGGAGCTAGTGTTTTCGCTGAATTTGTATATGGAACTAGATTTGATTTAATACTTAGTTTATTAGCCTCTATATTAATTGTGGGAATAGGTTTAATTGCAGGACTTATTGCGGGATATGTAGGTGGTAAAGCTGATCTAATAATTAATTCGATTACAGATTTCTTTCTTACTATACCTGGATTACCATTTATAATAGTTTTGGAAACAGTTCTTTTAGTTTCTGGTGTATTAGCTCATATAAGTAAGGCTGATCTAATATTACTAATAATTGCTGGTTTGTCATGGATGGGTACTATGAAAATTATTAGATCTGTAACATTATCTATAAAGAGTAGAACATTTATAGAGGCTACTAAGGCCTTGGGTGGTAATTCGCTCTACATTATTAGAAGACATGTTTTACCTAATATTTTAGGAGTAGTATTTGCACAAATAGCATATGATGTCCCTACTGTTATATTAATTGAATCAGGACTTGATTTTTTAGGATTAGGAATTAAAAGTTTTCCTACATGGGGCAATATGTTAGGATTTGCTACTGACGCAGCTTCCTCAGCTACTAGTTTTGCCTGGTGGTGGGTTCTTCCACCAGGATTAGGTATAGTTCTTCTCTCAATAGCTTTCTATTATTTAGGAAGCGCTTTACAAGATGTATTAAGTCCATATAGGGTAAGAGGAGAATAA
- a CDS encoding ABC transporter permease: protein MSLKEEKKSTFSSLSSRIPVKYLIKRIVERIVLIIVIISFLFFLFRVLPLAFHVNPASFYVPPTYKGLSRSTLIEAIDRQWGLNQPFYIQYIDYLKNMLTFNFGYSLTYDESITTLVMQAVPVDLLILIPSLILSTILAIILGILSATKQGKLVDTLNSTIAIFTYFIPAFWIFAIVLYYFGYQLGWVPTNIADALTKNGVPLHGFAYVAGLLKFIALPVILLTILSYGVRMILTRAYGIDASNSHFATYLRARGIPNRTILYKHIARNAIIPAVTRTGIDFAFVLAGAVFVEEIFNYYGMGVLLVQSAENFNVPILEAVFYIINLYAIIVLLILDLVYPFIDPRVKYE from the coding sequence ATGTCACTCAAAGAAGAGAAAAAGTCAACATTTTCTTCGCTTTCTAGTAGAATTCCAGTAAAATACTTGATAAAGAGGATTGTAGAGAGAATTGTTCTTATCATTGTTATAATCTCATTCTTATTTTTCCTATTTAGAGTATTACCTCTCGCATTTCATGTAAATCCAGCCAGTTTTTACGTACCTCCTACATATAAGGGTTTGTCTAGGAGCACATTAATTGAGGCCATTGATAGACAATGGGGACTGAACCAACCATTTTACATTCAGTATATTGATTATTTAAAGAACATGTTAACTTTTAACTTCGGTTATTCTTTGACATATGATGAAAGTATAACAACGCTTGTTATGCAAGCTGTTCCAGTTGATTTGTTAATACTGATTCCTAGTTTAATTTTGAGTACTATTTTAGCTATAATACTAGGAATTTTATCGGCTACTAAGCAAGGTAAACTTGTTGATACTCTTAATTCTACAATAGCTATATTTACATATTTTATTCCAGCCTTCTGGATATTTGCAATAGTATTATATTATTTTGGATACCAATTAGGCTGGGTTCCAACGAATATAGCTGACGCTTTAACTAAAAATGGAGTTCCATTACATGGTTTTGCCTATGTTGCTGGACTACTTAAGTTCATTGCTCTACCCGTAATACTTTTAACAATTTTGTCTTATGGGGTAAGGATGATACTAACTAGAGCATATGGGATAGACGCATCAAATAGTCATTTTGCTACTTATCTTAGAGCTAGAGGAATCCCCAATAGAACCATCTTATATAAACATATAGCTAGGAATGCGATAATTCCCGCTGTCACTAGGACTGGAATAGACTTTGCCTTTGTTTTAGCTGGTGCTGTATTTGTGGAAGAAATTTTTAATTACTATGGGATGGGAGTACTATTAGTTCAATCTGCCGAAAACTTTAACGTTCCTATCCTTGAAGCTGTATTCTATATAATTAATCTATATGCAATAATCGTACTTTTGATTTTAGATTTAGTGTATCCATTTATAGATCCTAGGGTGAAGTACGAATGA